The following proteins are co-located in the Dyadobacter chenwenxiniae genome:
- a CDS encoding DUF72 domain-containing protein — MEATDRIHIGTSGWSYKHWKGIFYPAKMKPADYITFYADHFSVSELNGSFYKLPTQETVQKWVTMVPENFIFCPKMSRYLSHMKKLHDPEEPLQRFFNIFEQIKEHLGPVLIQLPDNVKFNEAVVRPFYELLQSDYAAYRFAMEVRDESWFSDESLKLMRKHKVSLVFAQSDHFPYYEEITAKRHLPPLSRARFAL, encoded by the coding sequence ATGGAAGCAACGGATCGCATACATATTGGAACATCCGGATGGAGCTACAAGCACTGGAAAGGGATCTTCTATCCGGCCAAAATGAAGCCGGCCGATTACATAACGTTCTATGCGGACCATTTCTCGGTTTCGGAACTGAACGGGAGTTTTTACAAATTACCAACGCAAGAAACCGTGCAAAAATGGGTAACAATGGTGCCGGAAAATTTCATATTCTGCCCGAAAATGAGCCGTTACCTGAGTCACATGAAGAAACTGCACGATCCGGAAGAACCGTTGCAGCGGTTCTTTAACATATTTGAACAGATCAAAGAGCATCTCGGCCCCGTGCTTATTCAGCTGCCCGACAATGTTAAATTCAATGAAGCAGTTGTAAGGCCATTTTACGAATTGCTGCAAAGTGACTATGCGGCATATCGCTTCGCGATGGAAGTCCGTGATGAATCCTGGTTTTCCGATGAAAGCCTCAAATTGATGAGAAAACACAAGGTAAGCCTCGTTTTTGCTCAATCTGACCATTTTCCCTACTACGAAGAAATTACCGCAAAAAGACATCTTCCTCCGCTTTCACGGGCCCGGTTCGCTTTATAG
- a CDS encoding ATP-binding protein has translation MKDISTADLKAIKVFQDVPDDQLQWMIDRSRHYELPEGEMMTSPGEPLNGTHVIISGRIELYRIQNNAKLFIAELLPGTVTGVLPFSRGKVGVAYGQCTELTQIMTFPVELMRELIVSHYELTQALVIVMTSRVREFTELEQQNEKMMALGKLSAGLAHELNNPAAAIVRGSVSLKKHLLLQPGAFKKLISIHLSPDEIELINAKMTQIMANTERPVLSMMQRSEREDEILDWLDVNSIGECDDIAENIVEFGITEADLEELKSKINKDDFSPILLWINNNLTTERMVADIQEASKRIADLVGSVKTFTHMDRGGEKEVIDIHTGIKNTLTMLNYKLKKANIKVTEEFDLALPHVKVMVGELNQVWTNLIDNAIDALENQPDPELRIITHKDKEFIKVSVCDNGPGIPAEIKNKIFDPFFTTKSIGKGTGLGLDVVMRIIKQHHGSVTLHTAPGKTEFLVCFPING, from the coding sequence ATGAAAGACATATCAACGGCGGATTTGAAAGCGATCAAGGTTTTTCAGGATGTGCCTGACGACCAGTTGCAATGGATGATCGACCGGAGCAGACATTACGAATTGCCTGAGGGAGAAATGATGACTTCGCCTGGTGAGCCGCTGAACGGCACCCATGTAATCATTTCCGGTCGCATTGAACTATACCGCATTCAAAACAATGCAAAGTTATTTATCGCAGAATTGCTTCCTGGGACGGTTACCGGGGTTTTGCCATTTTCCAGAGGGAAAGTCGGCGTTGCCTACGGGCAATGTACGGAACTCACCCAAATCATGACCTTTCCTGTCGAGCTTATGCGCGAATTAATCGTTTCGCATTACGAGCTTACGCAGGCGCTGGTGATTGTAATGACTTCCCGTGTGCGGGAATTCACAGAACTGGAACAGCAAAATGAGAAAATGATGGCGCTTGGAAAGTTGTCGGCCGGGCTGGCACACGAGTTGAATAACCCGGCGGCGGCCATTGTCCGGGGTTCGGTCTCTTTGAAAAAACACCTTTTGTTACAGCCAGGCGCATTCAAAAAACTCATCTCCATTCACCTTTCACCGGATGAGATCGAGCTGATTAATGCAAAGATGACCCAAATCATGGCTAACACAGAGCGTCCTGTGCTCAGTATGATGCAGCGGTCGGAGCGGGAAGACGAAATCCTCGACTGGCTGGATGTGAACAGCATTGGGGAATGTGATGATATTGCCGAAAATATTGTAGAATTTGGCATCACCGAGGCCGATCTTGAAGAGTTGAAAAGCAAGATCAACAAAGACGACTTTTCACCCATTTTGCTTTGGATCAATAACAACCTCACCACCGAGCGCATGGTGGCCGACATTCAGGAAGCTTCCAAAAGAATAGCCGATCTGGTGGGCTCTGTAAAGACGTTCACGCACATGGACAGGGGCGGGGAGAAGGAAGTGATCGATATCCACACCGGTATCAAAAATACGCTCACCATGCTGAATTATAAGCTGAAAAAAGCTAATATTAAGGTTACGGAAGAATTTGACCTGGCGCTGCCGCACGTAAAAGTAATGGTCGGCGAGCTCAATCAGGTCTGGACAAACCTGATAGACAATGCGATAGACGCGCTGGAAAATCAGCCCGATCCGGAGTTGCGGATCATCACACACAAAGATAAAGAGTTTATAAAAGTGTCTGTGTGCGACAATGGCCCGGGTATCCCAGCGGAGATCAAAAACAAAATTTTCGATCCGTTTTTTACCACCAAGTCCATTGGAAAAGGCACGGGCCTTGGTCTGGATGTGGTTATGCGTATTATCAAGCAGCATCATGGATCGGTAACGCTGCACACAGCCCCCGGCAAGACAGAGTTTTTGGTTTGTTTTCCAATCAATGGTTAA
- a CDS encoding response regulator, with translation MGLPIIFSIDDDPQVLRAISRDLKSQYRDRYRVLSTSSVSEAMTSLVELQNKGEEVAIFVSDQRMPEMQGVDFLEKAMAIFPFAKRVLLTAYSDTDAAIKAINDVQLDYYLMKPWDPPEEKLFPAIDELLHDWQANYRPDFKGIKVIGYQFSPKSHEIKDFLAGNLVPYQWMDANSSDLGKQIIKNNGLCPTDFPTVILEDGTILKTPSLLDVASHIGLNAKVKLQVYDVVIIGAGPAGLAASVYGASEGLSTLLIERKAPGGQAGTSSRIENYLGFPAGLSGSELTRRAITQATRFGTEFLSPQSVKEIKLKDQYKTIVLEDETEINARAVVITTGVDYRKLETKGIADFTGKGIYYGAASTEASSCGNKDVYVLGGGNSAGQAAMYLSKFARNVYIIVRKTDLTSSMSSYLIDQIKNTENVSILGCTEIVEATGNEHLEGLRLVDLNSSEERDVPADALFIFIGARPYTDWVGLQIIKNNKGFIETGRDMKSHENFRQVWKMQRDPYLLETSSPGIFAAGDVRAGAMNRVTSAVGEGSMSISFVHQYLSEV, from the coding sequence ATGGGTTTGCCCATTATATTTTCAATTGACGACGATCCGCAGGTGCTCAGGGCTATCAGCCGCGACCTGAAATCACAATACAGGGATAGATATCGGGTGCTCAGCACTTCCTCCGTCAGCGAAGCCATGACCAGTTTGGTAGAACTTCAAAATAAAGGAGAGGAAGTGGCGATTTTTGTTTCCGACCAACGAATGCCTGAAATGCAGGGCGTGGATTTTCTGGAAAAGGCTATGGCCATTTTTCCTTTCGCTAAAAGGGTTTTGTTAACCGCTTACTCAGACACAGACGCGGCTATTAAGGCGATCAATGATGTGCAGCTGGATTATTATTTAATGAAACCGTGGGACCCGCCGGAAGAAAAACTGTTTCCCGCCATTGACGAGTTGCTGCATGACTGGCAGGCAAATTACCGGCCGGATTTTAAGGGCATTAAAGTGATAGGTTATCAATTCTCACCTAAGTCTCACGAAATCAAAGACTTTCTGGCTGGAAATCTCGTTCCTTACCAATGGATGGACGCCAATTCGAGTGATTTGGGTAAACAAATTATCAAAAACAATGGACTATGCCCGACGGATTTTCCAACCGTTATTTTGGAAGATGGGACAATCCTGAAAACTCCGTCCTTACTGGATGTGGCGTCTCATATCGGGTTGAATGCCAAGGTGAAGTTGCAGGTTTACGATGTAGTCATCATCGGGGCTGGCCCTGCTGGGCTGGCTGCTTCGGTTTATGGCGCTTCAGAAGGTTTAAGTACTTTATTGATCGAGCGTAAAGCACCTGGTGGCCAGGCTGGTACGAGTTCCCGGATTGAGAATTATCTTGGTTTTCCGGCTGGTTTGAGCGGTTCGGAATTGACGAGAAGGGCCATTACGCAGGCCACGCGTTTCGGAACAGAATTCCTGTCGCCGCAATCGGTGAAGGAGATCAAATTAAAGGACCAGTATAAAACCATTGTACTTGAGGACGAAACGGAAATCAATGCGCGGGCAGTGGTGATCACAACCGGGGTGGATTACCGTAAGCTGGAAACGAAAGGAATTGCCGATTTTACAGGCAAAGGGATTTATTACGGAGCGGCCAGCACAGAGGCCAGTTCTTGCGGAAATAAGGACGTTTATGTGCTTGGCGGCGGCAATTCAGCTGGTCAGGCAGCGATGTATTTGTCCAAATTTGCAAGGAACGTATACATTATTGTCCGCAAAACTGACCTGACTTCCTCCATGTCGTCCTATCTCATTGACCAGATTAAAAACACGGAGAATGTGTCAATTTTAGGCTGTACAGAGATTGTCGAGGCCACAGGGAACGAACATCTGGAAGGGTTAAGGCTCGTTGACCTTAATTCTTCAGAAGAACGTGACGTGCCCGCAGACGCACTTTTCATCTTCATTGGTGCCAGGCCTTACACAGATTGGGTAGGATTGCAGATCATTAAGAATAACAAAGGATTTATCGAGACGGGCCGGGATATGAAAAGTCATGAGAATTTCCGCCAGGTCTGGAAAATGCAGCGTGACCCTTATTTGCTGGAAACCAGCTCTCCCGGGATTTTTGCTGCGGGGGATGTCCGCGCCGGTGCCATGAACCGCGTAACATCGGCTGTTGGAGAAGGTTCTATGTCAATCAGTTTTGTTCATCAATATTTAAGTGAAGTATAA
- a CDS encoding UBP-type zinc finger domain-containing protein, protein MDQVCQHISEITEVKKAAAYVCEECVKADGRWLHLRTCQTCGATLCCDSSPAKHMTQHYHQTGHPVASSAEPGEQWLWCYQDESFVEYN, encoded by the coding sequence ATGGATCAGGTTTGTCAGCACATCAGTGAAATTACGGAGGTCAAAAAGGCGGCTGCTTATGTATGCGAAGAATGTGTAAAGGCGGACGGCCGCTGGCTGCACCTGCGCACGTGCCAGACGTGCGGCGCAACTTTATGCTGCGATAGTTCTCCCGCAAAGCACATGACCCAGCATTACCACCAAACCGGCCATCCCGTCGCCAGTTCTGCCGAACCGGGAGAACAATGGCTTTGGTGTTATCAGGATGAATCATTTGTTGAGTACAACTAA
- a CDS encoding helix-turn-helix domain-containing protein, whose translation MEKPTSIPEFYKDTSQLIPEPVKKEIGHFNIFRTEDLFRDSKAKAVPYNRRAYYKISLIIGKNRAEYADKVIHIEHNALLFATPQIPYNWEPLDDKQSGMFCIFSEDFLTQNNSGTLLKDLPVFKPGNVPIFFLDEEQIEDIKHIFNKMFKEISSDYAFKYDLLRNYVLELIHSGQKLQPASALFNETNAYKRVSSLFIELLERQFPIEPPHQKLAFRSAKDYADQLAIHVNYLNKVLKLVTGKTTTELIIERVIKESKILLKHTDWNVSEIAYSLGFEEPSHFNNLFKKHTALTPRAFRL comes from the coding sequence ATGGAGAAACCGACTTCAATCCCGGAATTTTACAAAGATACCTCACAGCTGATCCCCGAGCCGGTCAAGAAAGAGATCGGCCATTTTAACATTTTCAGGACGGAGGATCTTTTCAGGGATTCCAAGGCCAAAGCAGTGCCCTATAACCGGCGGGCTTATTATAAGATCAGCCTGATCATTGGTAAAAACCGCGCTGAATATGCCGATAAGGTCATTCATATTGAACATAATGCGCTGCTATTTGCCACGCCGCAGATTCCTTATAACTGGGAGCCGCTGGATGACAAACAGTCCGGGATGTTCTGTATTTTTTCGGAAGACTTCCTTACACAGAATAACAGCGGGACATTATTGAAGGATCTGCCGGTTTTCAAGCCGGGCAATGTTCCGATCTTTTTTCTGGATGAAGAGCAGATTGAGGATATCAAGCACATTTTCAATAAAATGTTCAAAGAAATTTCCTCCGATTATGCCTTTAAATACGATCTCCTTCGAAATTATGTGCTCGAACTGATCCATAGCGGCCAAAAATTGCAGCCCGCATCAGCACTTTTTAATGAAACCAACGCATATAAGCGCGTTTCCTCCCTTTTTATCGAATTGCTGGAACGTCAGTTTCCCATTGAGCCTCCGCACCAAAAACTCGCATTCCGTTCCGCAAAGGATTACGCGGACCAGCTGGCAATCCACGTTAACTATCTCAATAAAGTTTTAAAGCTCGTCACGGGAAAAACCACCACCGAACTGATCATTGAGCGCGTTATCAAGGAATCCAAAATCCTTTTGAAACACACGGACTGGAATGTTTCGGAAATCGCATACAGCTTGGGATTTGAAGAACCTTCCCATTTTAACAACCTGTTCAAAAAACACACTGCATTAACGCCACGCGCTTTCAGGTTGTAA